A window of Mangifera indica cultivar Alphonso chromosome 11, CATAS_Mindica_2.1, whole genome shotgun sequence contains these coding sequences:
- the LOC123229003 gene encoding laccase-15-like: protein MRVFSLQVFSIFIFAGIFQCNAQARYTFVVEETTITRLCSNNTILTVNGQFPGPTLYVNKGDTIIVDVINKGNYNITIHWHGVKQPRNPWSDGPEWITQCPIQPGANFTQTIIFSTEEGTLWWHAHSDWARATVHGAVVIYRKNGTSYPFPKPDVEVPIILGEYWKSNIYTVYDQFLQSGGDPNVSDAYLINGQPGDLYACSSPGTFKLTVDYGLTYLLRIINAAMQDLLFFGVANHSLTVVGSDASYTKQFTSNYITISPGQTIDVLLHANQTPDHYYMAAKAYSSTVNLSFDNTTTTAIIQYSGNYTPSSTPPLPSLPLYNDTNASVNFTGSLRSLANQNHPINVPKNITHKFFYTLSVNAFPCANNSCSGPNGTRLAASVNNISFVDPHVDILQAYYNNINGVYGTRFPDFPPLVFNYTATYLPLYLEISQRATEVRVLEYNSTVEIVFQGTNVVAGADHPMHLHGFSFYVVGSGLGNFNNITDPLNYNLVDPPLQNTIAVPINGWTTIRFRASNPGVWFMHCHLDRHMSWGMDAVFIVRNGNTSNAQLLPPPTMPPC, encoded by the exons ATGAGGGTCTTTAGTTTACAAGTCTttagcatttttatttttgctggAATCTTTCAATGTAATGCACAGGCTCGTTACACATTTGTG GTGGAGGAAACTACAATCACAAGACTTTGCAGCAATAATACGATCTTGACGGTGAATGGACAATTTCCAGGACCAACGCTCTATGTAAACAAAGGCGACACAATCATTGTAGACGTTATAAATAAGGGCAACTATAACATCACTATTCACTG GCATGGAGTGAAGCAGCCTCGGAATCCATGGTCAGATGGTCCTGAATGGATCACACAATGCCCTATACAACCGGGGGCAAACTTTACTCAGACGATAATATTTTCAACTGAAGAAGGGACTCTTTGGTGGCACGCTCACAGCGACTGGGCTCGAGCCACAGTTCATGGTGCTGTAGTAATATATCGCAAGAATGGAACCAGCTATCCATTCCCAAAACCTGACGTCGAAGTTCCCATTATATTAG GAGAGTATTGGAAGAGCAATATTTATACTGTGTATGATCAGTTTCTTCAATCCGGAGGGGATCCAAATGTTTCGGATGCATACTTGATCAATGGTCAGCCTGGTGATCTGTATGCGTGCTCAAGTCCAG GAACATTTAAGCTAACTGTTGACTATGGGTTGACTTATCTTCTCCGGATAATCAACGCTGCCATGCAAGACCTTCTTTTCTTCGGCGTTGCGAATCATTCTCTGACGGTGGTTGGATCAGACGCCAGCTACACGAAGCAATTCACGAGCAATTACATCACAATTAGCCCTGGGCAAACCATTGATGTTTTGTTACACGCTAATCAAACGCCTGATCATTATTATATGGCTGCTAAAGCCTATTCCAGTACAGTTAATCTTTCCTTTGATAACACAACCACCACTGCTATTATTCAATACAGTGGAAATTACACTCCTTCATCAACTCCCCCATTGCCCAGTCTTCCTCTTTATAACGACACCAATGCCTCGGTGAATTTCACCGGAAGTCTTCGCAGCTTAGCCAATCAAAATCACCCTATTAATGTCCCAAAGAATATTACTCACAAATTCTTTTACACACTTTCAGTGAACGCATTTCCCTGCGCTAACAATTCATGTTCCGGACCTAACGGGACAAGACTTGCTGCTAGTGTAAACAATATAAGCTTCGTGGATCCACACGTTGATATACTACAAGCTTATTATAATAACATCAATGGCGTTTATGGAACTCGATTCCCAGATTTTCCACCACTGGTATTCAACTACACGGCTACGTATTTGCCACTATATTTAGAGATATCACAACGAGCCACTGAGGTGAGAGTCCTAGAATATAATTCTACAGTTGAGATTGTTTTTCAAGGAACAAATGTTGTTGCTGGGGCAGATCACCCCATGCATTTACATGGATTCAGTTTCTATGTCGTTGGATCGGGGCTCGGAAATTTCAACAACATTACAGATCCATTGAATTATAATCTCGTTGATCCTCCTTTGCAAAACACCATTGCCGTCCCGATAAACGGATGGACCACCATTCGATTCAGGGCAAGTAATCCTG GAGTTTGGTTCATGCACTGCCATTTAGATAGACACATGAGTTGGGGCATGGATGCGGTGTTTATAGTGAGAAATGGTAACACATCAAATGCACAACTGTTACCTCCTCCAACTATGCCACCATGTTGA